The Flavobacterium sp. CBA20B-1 genome includes the window GAACCGTGAACTGCGTTTTCACCGATTGATTTTGCATATTTTTTACGGATTGTTCCTTCCGCAGCATCAGCCGGATTGGTAGCGCCGATTAATGTACGGAAATCTTCCACTGCGTTTTCTTTTTCTAAAATTGCTGCAACAATCGGTCCTCTCGACATGAATTCTACTAATTCACCATAAAATGGGCGCTCTGCATGCACTTCGTAAAACTTCTTAGCATCAGCAACTGTTAATTGCGTTAATTTCATTGCAACGATTCTAAAACCGCCTTCAGCAATCATGTTTAATATTCCACCAATACTTCCAGCTTCTACAGCGTCTGGTTTAATCATTGTAAATGTTCTTGTACCTGCCATTTTTTTCTTTGTTTAATTTGGATGCAAAAATAAGTATTTTATAAAATTATAAGCAATTTTATTGTAAATAGTTTGTAATTTTATACAAAGAAAATAAAAATGAAGCACGATATTGAAAGCCGAGATGATTTAGAGCAATTGGTTCGAATTTTTTATGAAAAAGTGCGAAGTGATGCCGAATTGGCACCTATTTTTAATTCGATAATTACCGATTGGGAACCTCATTTACAAAAGATTACCGATTTCTGGGAACAACATCTTTTCGGAGCTCAAAAGTATAAAGGCAACCCAATTGAAACACACAATAAAGTTGATGCTAGAATGAAACATAATGTTACGGCACACAATTTTGGCACTTGGCTTTTTTATTGGATGCAAACTTTAGACGAGCTTTTTGAAGGACCTAATAAGGAAGTATTGAAATTTAAAGCCCGCAAAATGCAAACAGTTTTCTTTGTGAATATAGTGCAGGCACGATCGAAGACAATATAGATTTTTCGATTTTATTTGAAGTTATACATTAAGAGTCATGTTGCATTTGATTGAGTATCTTACTAGATTATTAATGTTATAATTCTTAGAAAAGTTCTTAATGATTGCATTTCTAAAATGATATTAC containing:
- a CDS encoding nucleoside-diphosphate kinase codes for the protein MAGTRTFTMIKPDAVEAGSIGGILNMIAEGGFRIVAMKLTQLTVADAKKFYEVHAERPFYGELVEFMSRGPIVAAILEKENAVEDFRTLIGATNPADAAEGTIRKKYAKSIGENAVHGSDSDENAEIEAAFHFAGREQF
- a CDS encoding group III truncated hemoglobin; translated protein: MKHDIESRDDLEQLVRIFYEKVRSDAELAPIFNSIITDWEPHLQKITDFWEQHLFGAQKYKGNPIETHNKVDARMKHNVTAHNFGTWLFYWMQTLDELFEGPNKEVLKFKARKMQTVFFVNIVQARSKTI